CTGCCCATCTACCGGTCGGGCCAGGTGGAGGCCGAGCTGGACATCAATTCCTTCCGGCTCGCCCGCTTCGGTTCCGACGACCGCATGTTCCTCGAAGAGGTCTGCCTGCTGCTGACCGATCAGGTCTGACCTTGAGCCGGCCAGCGACACTCGACCGCATCGGGCTTTTCAACCTCGCCACCGTCTACGTGGTGTGGGGCAGCACCTACCTGGCCATTCGCATCGCGGTGCGCCCGGAAGGCGGTTTCCCGCCGTTCCACCTGGCCCTGCTGCGCGTGGCCGCGGCGTCCCTCGTCCTGTTCCTCTGGGCGGCCTGGCGGCGCCACCGCCTGCGGCCGGCGCGCCGCGAACTGATCGTCCTCGCCGGGTCCGGCCTGCTCATGTGGGTGGGCGGCAACGGTCTGGTGACCTGGGCGGAGCAGCGCACAGACTCCGGGCTGGCCGCCCTGGTCGTGGCGGTGATGCCCATCTGGGCGGCGCTGTTCGAGGCGGTCATCGACCGGCGCTTGCCGTCGCTCAGGATGACCGGTTCGCTGCTGATCGGTTTCGTGGGCGTGGGTGTGCTGTCGTGGCCCGTCGTCCGGACCGGAGACGCCGCCGACCTGTGGGCGCTGACGGCGTTGCTGATCGCCCCGCTCACCTGGGCCGTCGGTTCGATCTGGGTGGCGCGACGCCGGCCGGATCTCTCCATCCAGGCCGTATCCGCCTGGCAGCATCTGCTGGGCGGTCTGGGCTTCGTGCTGGTGATCCTGCTGATCGGCGAGCCCTGGACGGCGCCCAGTGGCGATGCGTGGCTGGCGTGGGCCTACCTGACGGCGTTCGGATCGGTGGTCGCGTTCACCGCCTTCGTGGCGACCCTGCGCATGCTGCCCATGAAGGTGGCCATGACCTACGCCTACGCCAACCCGGTGATCGCGGTGTTCCTGGGCTGGCTGGTCATCGCGGAGCCGGTCTCGGGCTGGACCCTGGCGGGTGCGGCGCTGGTGCTGGCGGGCATCGCGGGCGTGTTCAACAACCGCTGATCGTCTCACCTGATCAGGGTCATCTTGCCCGAACCCCGGGCCACTCCCTGCCGGAGCCGATAGTAGTAGACGCCCGAAGGCATCTCGCGGCCGTCGTCGTCGCGGCCGTCCCACGACGCCTCGTGCCCGCCTGCGTCCAGGTGACCGCCCAGCAGCGAGGCGATGCGGGCGCCGGATGCGTCGTGGACCCGCAGCTCGACGCGCCCGGCCGTCGGCAACACGAAACGGATCGTCGTGCGCGGGTTGAAGGGATTCGGGCGGCAGGAGGCGACGAGATGGGCGCGCGGGTCCGGCACATCGGTCAGGGACGTCAGCCGTACCAGATCGATGCCGTCGCCGGTGCCCAGGTTGCGGCTGTACTGCATGCCGACCGGATCGTTCCAGTGCTCGTGCACGCCCAGGCTCGCCAGGCGCTGCACGTCGCCGGCGTGATCCGGGTCGTAGAAGGTGCCCGAGGGCGGATCGTGGGCCAGGGCCGCCTCGTGCAGGTAGTCGTCGACGCCCGCCATCCGGGGATACAGGCGCGGGTCGCCCTCGAGCTGCATGAGGTCCAGGCAGACCGACTCGATGGCGACGGGATCCTGCGCGGCGAAGAGGCTCGAGGTCCAGTCGTCGCCGAAGGGGTCGGCGGCCCAGCGCCGCGGCGCGAGATCGTAGGGGTGACAGCCCGAGTAGAGCCCATCGACCAGGTACAGCACGGTCTTGCCGCCCAGGTGCGCATGTCCCATCAGATCGACGAGCGCGCGGTAGGCGGCCGGGTCGGGCGCCTGGTAGGCCAGGCTCTCGTGCAGTCCGAAGTAGCCGTCCTCGACCGGGTAGCGGATCAGCGAGCCGTAGTGGTTCTTGGCGCAGAGGGTGACGCCGCCGAGAGAGTGGCTCTTGAAGTTGGCCAGGTTGATGAAGTACGTCGCCTGGGCGTACGACGCCGGGATGTAGTCCTGCTGGTACCCGGAGGGATGGCTGCTCCAGAACAGCGGGACGGACGAATTCTGCGCGGCGACCCGCGTGTGTCCGGGCACACCGCCCTGGTGGTCCAGGTAGTTCACGCCCGGGAACTCGCCGGCGAGCATGGCGTGGTACTGGTTCGGGAACAGGGCCAGCGGGTCGCCGATGGTGATGTCCGACGGCGCGGCGCCGACCACGCAGACCAGCCGGCGCAGCAGCGCCAGCATCACCTGCGGCGAGGTGTTCATGTAGTCGAGGTATGAGGTCAGGTCGTAGGTCTCGGGGTCGGTGCCGCCCCAGCCCGGCAGGTAGTGGCAGCCCACGAGGTTGACCTTGATCGTGATCTTCTCGCCGGGCGCGTAGCCCGTGTCGCCGCGTCCGTGCTCGAGGTTGTAGTGACGGATCAGGGCGTCCCAGGCCGCGGCCTCGTCCGCCTCGCCGGTCAGTTCCTTGATGGTCGCCGACAGCATGCGCTCGACGACCACCTGGTCGGTGTGTTCGGGCGACCACCAGTAGCCGTGGCCGGGGCCCTCCCAGTCGGTGGCGTCGGGATCGTGGCACCAGACGACGCGGCCGGGATGGATCCCCTCGGCCTCGCCGAGCGGATCGTTGACCGGGTGCGGAGCGGCCAACGACAGCGTGCTCGGCTGCGACAGCCACGCGGCCGCGCCGACGAGCAGGGCGAGGGACAGGCAGGCGGCCGCCGCCGCCCACCGCTTGCCGGACAGCAGGGTCCCGCCGCGCTGCAGCAGCTTCCAGGAGGCGAGGGTCCCCGCCACCCAGAGCACGAAGGCGCTGGCCAGGGGAAAGGCCGCGCGCTGGCAGGGATAGGCCGCGCGCGAGGGCTTGGGGATGACGCGGATCAGGAACCAGGCCAGGGCGAGAAAGCCCGTCAGCGGCAGCAGGACGCGCGCGCCGAAGCCGCCGCGGTCGCCTTCCCTGTCGTCCGGTCGGGTCATGCGGGTCGCCACTTTCGTCCGGGGGCGTGTGCCGCGCGATTGTCGCACGACGACTCATGAATCACAAGCCGGCGACCCCGAGACATGGTAGGGTCGCAAGGTCCCGAGACGCATGGAGGGTCGCCCATGTCCACGCTCGTCCTCGACAGACCCGCGCTGAAGACCGTCCTGCTGGACGCGCTGCTCTGCGTCGCCGTCGTCGCCGTCCCCGCCCTGTCCCACGCCGCGGCTCTCCCGCTCTACAGGTTCGAGCCCATGCGCCTGCTGCTCTTCGCGGCGATCCTCTGCTCGAACCGCCGCAACGCGCTGGCGATGGCCCTGTGTCTGCCGCTGCTGTCCACGTTGACCAGCGGACACCCGGTCTTTCCCAAGGTCGTGCTGATCCAGGGCGAGCTGGCGCTCAACGCGCTGGTGTTCTGCGCTCTCGTCCGCCGGTCGCACCGCTTCGTCCTCGCCGCCGCCGTCTCGGTCCTCGCCGCCAAGGCCGTCTACTACGCCGCCAAGTTCGTCCTGATCGAGGCGGCGCTGCTGGACGGCGACCTGGTCGCCACGCCCTGGACCTGCCAGTTCGCTGTGCTCGGGATCGTCCTGGTGGGTGGCGGAGTGGTCCGGCGTGCGAGGGGAACGGGACGGGTCTGATTCAGCGCGCCTGGCACCCGGGACAGAAATGCGTCCCCCGTCCCGCCACCACGATCTTCTCGATGATCCCGCCGCAACGCCGGCACGCTTCGCCCCGCCGCCCGAAGACGCGCAGCTTGCGCCGGAAGTTGCCGGGCTTGCCGTGGAAGTCGCGAAAGTCCAGGAACGTCGTGCCGCCGTGCTTGATGGACAACCGCAACACGCCCTTGGCGGCGTCGAAGATCCGTCGCGGCGTTTCATCGCCCGTGTCCGCCGGAACCGCCAGCGGGTGCACGCCGGCGCGGAACAGCGCCTCGTCCACGTAGATGTTGCCCAGCCCCGCCGCCACCGTCTGATCCAGGAGCACGGCCTTCCAGGGCGCCTTGCGGCCGCAGACCTTCGCGGACCACTCCGCGAAACGCACCTTCAGCATGTCCGGCCCGACGTGGGCGATGGCCGACGGACGCTCGCCGTCGTCCACCAGGGTCCAGCGCCCGAACTTGCGCACGTCGCGGTAGAAGACGGGCCGGCCGTCGAAGTCGAAGACGGCGTGGACGTGCTCGTCGGGAATGTACCGGGGATCGACGAAGACCTGTCCGGTCATGCGCAGGTGCAGCATGGCGTGGGCGGGCGAGGGGCCGTCGGCGTCGAAGGTCAGGATCAGGTACTTGCCGTGGCGATGGACGCTGTCGAGACGCCGGCCGAGGACGGCGCGGCGGAAGGCGCGAGCGCTCGGCTCGAAGATGCCCGCGAACTCCACGCGCAGCCCGGTCAGCCGGCGCCCGGCCAGCGCTGCGCGCAGGGCGACGGCGATGCTTTCGACCTCGGGCAGTTCGGGCATCAGAAACCGCGATCCTTCTTGATGACGTCGTAGGCCTCGTTGACCTTCTGCAGCTTCTCCTTGGCGAACTGCATGAAGTCCTCCGGCAGCCCCTTGCTCTGCAGCACGTCGGGATGGTACTCGCGCGCGATCTTGCGGTAGGCCTTCTTGATCTCCGCCTCGCTGGCGCCCGGCGGGACACCGAGTATCTCGTAGGACGAGCCCACCGCGGGCCCGGCGGGGCCGAAGAGGGCGCGGCATTCCTGGTAGTCGCGGTCGGTCAGGCCCAGGTCGCGGGCGATCTCGCGGATGAGCTTCTCCTCGGCGGGATGCAGCTGCCCGTCGGCGTGGGCGATCTGCAGCAGCAGGGTCACCAGGTCGCGCAGGCGGTCGGGGAAGGGACCGAGGATGCCGCGGGCCTGACGCGCCAGCTTCGCGGCGGGGATGGCGCTGTCGCGGGCCTCGTTGAAGATCCGGGCGGCCATGCGGCGGTCGGTGGCGGACATGCGCAGGTTGTCGCGCAGGAAGGCGTCGAAGGCCTGCACCTCCGCCTGCGTCACACGGCCGTCGGCCTTGGCGACCTTGGCCGCCAGGCTGATGAGCGTCACCACGAAGGCCGTCTGGGTGTCCTGGAAGACCCCGGTGCCGCCGAGGCGCGCGCCGCGGCGGGCGCCGCGGGTTCCCGCGCCGGGGTCGAGGACGTTGCCGCCGGCCTGGGAGCCGATGGCGCCGCCGATGATCATCCCGAGGGGACCGCCGAGCATGAAGCCCACCGTGCCGCCGAACAGAGCTCCCAGCAAACCCATTCGTCATCTCCTCATAGTCGGTAAAGCCGCCGCCTATCCGGTCGATGATAAGCCCGGAACGGGGTCCCGTCCACGGACCCTTGTCGTCTTCGTTTCACCCAAGAGTACGGGCGGCCCGGATCATGACGCATGAGGACAAACAAGGTCTTGCCAAAGAGGTTCTCGTCGAACGCATCCGCAACGAGATCATCCCGCTGTTCGACAAGCTAATCTCGGGCGAGGAGACCTATTTCGACAACCCCTATCTGGAGCGCAGCAAAGCGTTCGCCGACGGTACGCCCCTGCACTGTCCGGGCTCGACCGGCAAATACGAGCGTTGCTGGCAGTCGGTGGGCGAATACCGCCGCCAGGCCCATCCGGACGTTCTCTGCTTTCCGCACGACTGCAAGGAATGCCCTGTCTACCGCGGCGCCTGCCCGTCGGTGGTCGAGGAGCTGGGCGAGGCCTTCAACAACATGGTCTTCCTGCTGCACCGCAAGGACGAGACGGTACGCAACGCCATGAACTTCACGCGCGACCTGGCGCTCTCGCTCGAGAGCATGGACCTCGAGAACCATCTCATGCGCGAGCAGATGCACACCGACCCGCTCACCGGTCTATACAACCGGGGCTACCTGGACGAGTGTCTGGGCATGGAGGTGAAGCGCTGCCGCGACCACCGGCTGAACCTCTCCCTGCTCATGCTCGACATCGACCTGTTCAAGAGCTACAACGATCTCTACGGGCACCTGCAGGGCGACCGCATGCTGGCGCGTTTCGGGCGCCTGCTGCGGGCGGCGATCCGCGACACCGACCAGGCCTTCCGCTTCGGCGGCGAGGAGTTCGTGGTCCTGCTGCCCGGCACCAGCGGCGACGACGCGTACAAGGTGGCCGAGCGGATCCGAGAGCGTTTCGCGACCCTCGTGTTCAACGTGCCGCCGCGCAGCGGCAACCCCGAGGGACGCGAGTCGCGCACCGTGAGCGTCGGCGTCACGGCCTGCGCGGACGACATGGACGCCGAGGCGCTGCTGGCGTCGGCCGACCAGGCCCTCTACCGGGCCAAGAACAGCGGGCGCAACTGCGTGATCGCGCACTCCCTCCAGCCGGTCTGCTGAATCGTACCCCCTCGCCCGGGCCCGCGTTGCCCCTGGCACCGCGGGCCGCTTCCGTATATCCTGGCACGTACAGCGAGGAGGCGATATGGACGTCATGTCAGCGATCGAGACACGCCGCGCGGTGAAGAGGTTCGAACGGAACCTTGCGATGTCCGAGACGGACATCCGCACGCTCATGGAATACGCGATCATGTCGCCGACATCCTTCAACATCCAGAACTGGCGCTTCGTGCTGGTCACCGACCAGGACTCGAAGGACGCCATTCGCGACGCCGGCTGGAACCAGCCCCAGTTCTCCGACTGCTCGCTGCTGATCGTCATCTGCGGCGATCTCATGGCGCACGCCCGCAGCCCCGAGCGCTACTGGCGCAACGCTCCGGCGGCCGTCCGCGGGAGGGTCGTGTCCGCGATCACCGGTTACTACGGGAACGACGCGGCCGCCCGGCACGACGAGGCGCTCCGCTCCGGCGGCATCGCCGCCCAGACGATCATGCTGGCCGCCCGGGCCCTGGGCTACGACTCCTGCCCCATGATCGGCTTCGATTTCGCCCGGGTGGCGAAGATCGTCGGCCTGCCCCCGGACCACGAGATCGTGATGGCCGTCGCCGTGGGCCGCGGCGTCGAGGGGCCGCGGCCCCGCCCCGGCCGCATACCGCTCGCCGAAGCCGTCGTGCACAACCGTTTTCCCGGCGAAGGAACCGGCGCCTGAATGAAGAACACGACCGCTGAGACCGCCCCGCGCGAACGCCGGGACGTCCCGGACCATCTCAAGTGGGACCTGAGCGGCGTCTACGCCGACTGGGACGCCTGGGAGAACGACTACGCCGCCGTGGCCGGCGCGCTGGACGGCCTGTCCGGACTGCGCGGATCCCTGGGCGAATCCGCCGCCGCCATGCTGCACGCCATCGAGACCCTGCTGGACACGAACCGCCGCCTGGAGCTGGTGCGCGTCTTCGCCGCCATGAAAAGCGACGAGGACACGCGCCTCGGCGTCAACACCGAGCGCCGGGGTCGCGCCGGCCTGCTGGGCGTCAAGGTCGCCGAGGCCGCGAGCTGGTTCGAACCGGAGCTGCTGGCGATCGACGACGCCGTTCTCGCGCGTTTCCTGGCGGAGGAGGAAGGCCTGCGGCTCTACGCCCACTTCCTGGACGACATCCGCCGCAGCCGCCCGCACACCCTGGACGCGGCGCGGGAGGAGCTGCTGGCCGCCGCCGGCGCCATGGCGCGCGGCGCCGGGAACGTATTCAACGCCCTCGACAACGCGGATCTCGTCTTCCCCGCCGTTCGCGACGAGCAGGGCGACGAGGTCGAGTTGACCAAGGCCCGGTACAATCGGTTCGTGCGCTCGCGCGACCGGCGCGTGCGCGAGGAGGCCTTCGTCGCCCTGCACGAGACGTACGGCCGGGTGGCCAACACCCTGGCCGCGAACCTGGACGCCAACATCAACACCCACGTCTTCTACGCGCGCGCCCGCAACCATCCCGGCACCCTGGAGGCCGCGCTGCACGACAACGCGGTCCCCGTCGACGTCTTCCACAACCTGGTGGAGGCGGTCAACGACAACCTCCCCGCCATCCACCGCTACACCGCGCTCAAGAAGCGCGCGCTCGGCGTCGATCTGCTGCGCGAGTTCGATCTCTACGCGCCGCTGTTCGCGGACGGCGAGTTCACCTTCACCTACGAGGAATCCTGCGATCTGCTCCTGGCGGCGCTGGCGCCCCTCGGCGACGGCTACGTGGAGACCGTGCGGCGCGGCATCGCCGAACGCCGGATCGACGTGCACGAGAGCGCGGGCAAGCGGGGCGGCGCCTACTCCACCGGCGCCTACGACACCCCGCCGTTCGTCCTGCTCAACTGGAGCGGCCAGCTGCGTGACACCTTCACCCTGGCCCACGAGATGGGCCACTCCCTGCACAGCTGGCACGCCGTCGCGCACCAGCCCTACGTCTACGGCGACTATCCCATCTTCACCGCCGAGGTGGCGTCGACCTTCAACGAGCTGCTGCTGATGGACCACCTGCTGCGCGTGACCGGGGACAGGGACAGGCGCCTGTTCCTGCTGGACGCCTATCTCGACCAGCTCAACGGCACGGTCTTCCGCCAGACCATGTTCGCCGAGTTCGAGCACGCCGTGCATCTCGTCGTCGAGCGCGGCGGGACCCTGACGGCCGACCGTCTCGACGGCATGTACCTGGAGATCCTGGCCCGCTACTGGGGACCCGAGCTGGATCTCGGCGACGCGCTCAGCGCCCGCACCTGGTGCCGCATACCGCACTTCTACTACAACTACTACGTCTACCAGTACGCCACGGCCTTCGCCGCCTCGGTGGCGCTGTCGCGTCGGGTTCTTGCGGGCGGCGCGGCCGAGCGCGATGATTACCTCGGATTCATGAGGTCGGGCAGCAGCCGCTACCCGGTGGATACGTTGCGGCGGGCCGGCGTCGACATGACCACGCCGGAGCCTGTCGCGGGCGTCTTCGCCCTTTTCACGGATTTGCTGGACCAGGTGGAGAGCCTGCTGTCCGGGGAGTGATGCGGATGACGAACGCACCCGTGGCGAAATTCGTTTTGCTGATGTCCGTGCTCCTCGTCGTGGCGGGCTGCGGCGAGGACGCCGAAGAGGGCGCGCCGCCGGCCGGAGACGCCCGGACCGCCGCCGCGACGGACGCGGACGACGCGTGGGCGCCGATCTCCGCCACGGCCGGGGGCCCCAGGACGGAATTCGCCGATCCCGAGGCCTTCACCCATCCCCAGGGTCGCTTCCGCGTCCGCTGGCCGGCCAACTGCGTGGGTGTGCGCACCCGGCTCCAGGAGAACGCGTCCGCCCCCGGCCAATACGACATGGTGAGCGCCACGGGCGTGGTCGACGGCGACCCGGACTGCGGCTACACCGTCTGGGCCTGGTTCAACGAAGCGGACGGCGCCGCCGCCACGGCCGAACGGGTGACGTCCCGCATGGCGGCCATCATCGGCAGCCGCAAGCTGACCATCGTGAAGCAGGGTCCCATCATGCGTCTCGGCATGGAGGGCGCGGTGGCCTACTGCCGCGAGGAGGCCACGGGCCTGATCTTCTGGATCGAGGCCTATCTGAGCCTGGGCCGCACCCTGCTGGTGGCCGCCTGGGAACGCGGCGATTACATGTTCGCGGATCCGGAGATCCTGCGGTTCTTCCGGTCCGTGGAGTTCGTGGATTAATCCCGCATCCGTTTGACACCCCGTCCCCCCGCGCTATCATGGGCGCAGACTAACTTTTCTTGTTCCGGGGGATGCCAGGGGGGCCACATGGTCGGGAAAATCACGCTCACGGCCAGCCAGGAAGACTATCTCGAGGCCATACACCACGTCATCGCCGAGAACCGGGTCGCCCGCTCGCGCGACCTCGTGTCCCGCCTCGGCGTGAACAGCTCGTCGGTGACGCAGGCCCTGCGCGCCCTGTCGCAGAAGGGCCTGATCAACTACGAGCGCTACGGCGTCGTCACGTTGACCGACGCCGGCGAGGAGCAGGCCCACGACGTGATCCGCCGGCACGAGGCGCTGCGCGACTTCTTCGTGCGGATCCTGCTGGTGGACGTCGAGACGGCCGAGACAGCGGCCTGCAAGATGGAACACGCCATGCCCCGCACCATCGTCGACCGGCTCGTGCAGTTCATCGACTACGCCAACCGCTGTCCCCGCGGCAGCGCGGATTGGGTGGAAGGCTTCGGTTTCTTCTGCCGTAATCACGCTGGCGGCCCCTGCGAAGTCTGCGACGAGATCAACCAGCCGGGATCCCCGAAGACAGAGGACTGAGCCGCGCGC
This DNA window, taken from bacterium, encodes the following:
- a CDS encoding EamA family transporter, with amino-acid sequence MTLSRPATLDRIGLFNLATVYVVWGSTYLAIRIAVRPEGGFPPFHLALLRVAAASLVLFLWAAWRRHRLRPARRELIVLAGSGLLMWVGGNGLVTWAEQRTDSGLAALVVAVMPIWAALFEAVIDRRLPSLRMTGSLLIGFVGVGVLSWPVVRTGDAADLWALTALLIAPLTWAVGSIWVARRRPDLSIQAVSAWQHLLGGLGFVLVILLIGEPWTAPSGDAWLAWAYLTAFGSVVAFTAFVATLRMLPMKVAMTYAYANPVIAVFLGWLVIAEPVSGWTLAGAALVLAGIAGVFNNR
- a CDS encoding DUF362 domain-containing protein, which codes for MTRPDDREGDRGGFGARVLLPLTGFLALAWFLIRVIPKPSRAAYPCQRAAFPLASAFVLWVAGTLASWKLLQRGGTLLSGKRWAAAAACLSLALLVGAAAWLSQPSTLSLAAPHPVNDPLGEAEGIHPGRVVWCHDPDATDWEGPGHGYWWSPEHTDQVVVERMLSATIKELTGEADEAAAWDALIRHYNLEHGRGDTGYAPGEKITIKVNLVGCHYLPGWGGTDPETYDLTSYLDYMNTSPQVMLALLRRLVCVVGAAPSDITIGDPLALFPNQYHAMLAGEFPGVNYLDHQGGVPGHTRVAAQNSSVPLFWSSHPSGYQQDYIPASYAQATYFINLANFKSHSLGGVTLCAKNHYGSLIRYPVEDGYFGLHESLAYQAPDPAAYRALVDLMGHAHLGGKTVLYLVDGLYSGCHPYDLAPRRWAADPFGDDWTSSLFAAQDPVAIESVCLDLMQLEGDPRLYPRMAGVDDYLHEAALAHDPPSGTFYDPDHAGDVQRLASLGVHEHWNDPVGMQYSRNLGTGDGIDLVRLTSLTDVPDPRAHLVASCRPNPFNPRTTIRFVLPTAGRVELRVHDASGARIASLLGGHLDAGGHEASWDGRDDDGREMPSGVYYYRLRQGVARGSGKMTLIR
- the mutM gene encoding bifunctional DNA-formamidopyrimidine glycosylase/DNA-(apurinic or apyrimidinic site) lyase; this encodes MPELPEVESIAVALRAALAGRRLTGLRVEFAGIFEPSARAFRRAVLGRRLDSVHRHGKYLILTFDADGPSPAHAMLHLRMTGQVFVDPRYIPDEHVHAVFDFDGRPVFYRDVRKFGRWTLVDDGERPSAIAHVGPDMLKVRFAEWSAKVCGRKAPWKAVLLDQTVAAGLGNIYVDEALFRAGVHPLAVPADTGDETPRRIFDAAKGVLRLSIKHGGTTFLDFRDFHGKPGNFRRKLRVFGRRGEACRRCGGIIEKIVVAGRGTHFCPGCQAR
- a CDS encoding TerB family tellurite resistance protein; translated protein: MGLLGALFGGTVGFMLGGPLGMIIGGAIGSQAGGNVLDPGAGTRGARRGARLGGTGVFQDTQTAFVVTLISLAAKVAKADGRVTQAEVQAFDAFLRDNLRMSATDRRMAARIFNEARDSAIPAAKLARQARGILGPFPDRLRDLVTLLLQIAHADGQLHPAEEKLIREIARDLGLTDRDYQECRALFGPAGPAVGSSYEILGVPPGASEAEIKKAYRKIAREYHPDVLQSKGLPEDFMQFAKEKLQKVNEAYDVIKKDRGF
- a CDS encoding GGDEF domain-containing protein, giving the protein MTHEDKQGLAKEVLVERIRNEIIPLFDKLISGEETYFDNPYLERSKAFADGTPLHCPGSTGKYERCWQSVGEYRRQAHPDVLCFPHDCKECPVYRGACPSVVEELGEAFNNMVFLLHRKDETVRNAMNFTRDLALSLESMDLENHLMREQMHTDPLTGLYNRGYLDECLGMEVKRCRDHRLNLSLLMLDIDLFKSYNDLYGHLQGDRMLARFGRLLRAAIRDTDQAFRFGGEEFVVLLPGTSGDDAYKVAERIRERFATLVFNVPPRSGNPEGRESRTVSVGVTACADDMDAEALLASADQALYRAKNSGRNCVIAHSLQPVC
- a CDS encoding nitroreductase family protein, yielding MDVMSAIETRRAVKRFERNLAMSETDIRTLMEYAIMSPTSFNIQNWRFVLVTDQDSKDAIRDAGWNQPQFSDCSLLIVICGDLMAHARSPERYWRNAPAAVRGRVVSAITGYYGNDAAARHDEALRSGGIAAQTIMLAARALGYDSCPMIGFDFARVAKIVGLPPDHEIVMAVAVGRGVEGPRPRPGRIPLAEAVVHNRFPGEGTGA
- the pepF gene encoding oligoendopeptidase F gives rise to the protein MKNTTAETAPRERRDVPDHLKWDLSGVYADWDAWENDYAAVAGALDGLSGLRGSLGESAAAMLHAIETLLDTNRRLELVRVFAAMKSDEDTRLGVNTERRGRAGLLGVKVAEAASWFEPELLAIDDAVLARFLAEEEGLRLYAHFLDDIRRSRPHTLDAAREELLAAAGAMARGAGNVFNALDNADLVFPAVRDEQGDEVELTKARYNRFVRSRDRRVREEAFVALHETYGRVANTLAANLDANINTHVFYARARNHPGTLEAALHDNAVPVDVFHNLVEAVNDNLPAIHRYTALKKRALGVDLLREFDLYAPLFADGEFTFTYEESCDLLLAALAPLGDGYVETVRRGIAERRIDVHESAGKRGGAYSTGAYDTPPFVLLNWSGQLRDTFTLAHEMGHSLHSWHAVAHQPYVYGDYPIFTAEVASTFNELLLMDHLLRVTGDRDRRLFLLDAYLDQLNGTVFRQTMFAEFEHAVHLVVERGGTLTADRLDGMYLEILARYWGPELDLGDALSARTWCRIPHFYYNYYVYQYATAFAASVALSRRVLAGGAAERDDYLGFMRSGSSRYPVDTLRRAGVDMTTPEPVAGVFALFTDLLDQVESLLSGE
- a CDS encoding metal-dependent transcriptional regulator, which gives rise to MVGKITLTASQEDYLEAIHHVIAENRVARSRDLVSRLGVNSSSVTQALRALSQKGLINYERYGVVTLTDAGEEQAHDVIRRHEALRDFFVRILLVDVETAETAACKMEHAMPRTIVDRLVQFIDYANRCPRGSADWVEGFGFFCRNHAGGPCEVCDEINQPGSPKTED